The following are encoded together in the Fundulus heteroclitus isolate FHET01 unplaced genomic scaffold, MU-UCD_Fhet_4.1 scaffold_511, whole genome shotgun sequence genome:
- the LOC118556026 gene encoding zinc finger and BTB domain-containing protein 7B-like produces the protein MDTTRLRLPRLQGTVPIKMGKVAMSPGEDGLIGIPFPEHSNELLSHLNDQRRTGLLCDLTLTSHGARYPTHRSVMAAVSLYFRRLFGAEEGGGEGGGGFSVCQLDCVAPDALDALLEFAYTATLTIPSSGMRDVLRGAQLLGIQCVADACRDILGETGDAEGDTAGEQRPQQMTSERTAATTNVVEKISRRKTDKKKLKKVGLPHNNLSPLNRLPASPDSVRSLPPTQPPSPEPEKMHPNLGQNGDLRAIREPGRGATLNGGLLHWSQEQPRIAHQPPIQSNKLSEDDDMEGLGDNIMVMGSSSLPTSTADRGTAPSAAGGGRKRKSQMPQQCPVCQKIIHGAGKMPRHMRTHTGEKPFQCSACGVRFTRNDKLKIHMRKHTGERPYSCQHCPARFLHSYDLKNHLSLHSGARPFECPLCHKAFAREDHLQRHRKGHNCLELRTRRPRRVPELGEEGGENEGTRDRPSPLSLQAHSSMFHPRSMLEVGGGAGGGGPSLLFPGSIDRERSLTLQALAQLAPQRLASYPELFLRGLDMRGGRETEREDPGGTRSPTLQRERWADDAEDEEAEEEGE, from the exons atggataCCACGAGACTGAGGCTGCCTCGTCTCCAGGGGACTGTGCCCATAAAGATGGGCAAG GTGGCGATGTCTCCAGGAGAGGACGGCCTGATTGGGATCCCCTTCCCGGAGCACAGCAACGAGCTCTTGTCCCACCTCAATGACCAGAGGAGGACAGGACTCCTGTGTGACCTCACCCTCACCTCCCACGGGGCTCGCTACCCAACACATCGCTCCGTCATGGCGGCCGTCAGCCTCTACTTCCGCCGGCTGTTCGGAGCGGAGGAAGGCGGCGGCGAGGGTGGCGGTGGCTTCAGCGTCTGCCAGCTGGACTGCGTGGCCCCCGACGCCTTAGACGCCCTGCTGGAATTTGCCTACACCGCCACGCTCACCATTCCCAGCTCCGGGATGAGAGATGTGCTGCGAGGTGCTCAGCTCCTGGGCATCCAGTGTGTGGCTGACGCCTGCAGAGACATCCTCGGGGAGACGGGGGACGCAGAGGGGGACACGGCGGGGGAGCAGAGACCCCAGCAGATGACCAGCGAGAGGACGGCAGCGACAACGAACGTTGTAGAGAAAATATCCAGAAGAAAAACGGACAAAAAGAAGTTGAAAAAAGTCGGGTTACCTCACAACAACCTGTCACCTTTAAACCGGCTGCCCGCCTCTCCTGACAGCGTTCGCTCCCTGCCCCCCACCCAGCCTCCCAGCCCCGAACCGGAGAAAATGCATCCCAACCTCGGGCAAAACGGGGATCTGAGGGCCATCAGAGAGCCTGGGAGAGGGGCCACACTAAACGGAGGGCTCCTTCACTGGTCGCAGGAGCAGCCTCGGATAGCCCACCAGCCTCCCATCCAGAGCAACAAGCTGTCTGAGGATGATGACATGGAGGGGCTAGGTGACAATATCATGGTGATGGGGTCCAGCTCCTTACCCACCTCTACGGCGGATCGAGGCACAGCCCCATCAGCGGCAGGAGGGGGAAGGAAGAGGAAGTCCCAAATGCCCCAGCAGTGTCCTGTCTGCCAGAAGATCATTCACGGAGCGGGAAAAATGCCGCGCCACATGAGGACACACACCGGGGAGAAACCCTTCCAGTGCTCTGCCTGTGGCGTCCGCTTCACacg CAACGATAAGTTGAAGATCCACATGCGGAAACACACGGGCGAGCGGCCCTACTCCTGCCAACACTGCCCCGCGCGGTTCCTCCACTCGTACGACCTCAAAAACCACCTGTCCCTCCACAGCGGGGCGCGGCCCTTCGAGTGCCCGCTCTGCCACAAGGCCTTCGCCCGAGAGGACCACCTCCAGCGTCACCGCAAGGGTCACAACTGCCTGGAGCTGCGCACCCGTCGGCCCAGGCGAGTCCCCGAGCTGGGAGAGGAAGGAGGTGAGAACGAAGGCACCAGGGATCGCCCCAGCCCTCTGTCTCTGCAGGCCCACTCCTCCATGTTCCATCCCCGCTCCATGTTGGAGGTTGGGGGCggggccggcggcggcggccctTCTCTGTTATTCCCAGGCAGCATCGACAGGGAGAGGTCGCTGACCCTTCAGGCGTTGGCCCAACTCGCCCCCCAGAGGCTGGCCAGCTACCCCGAGCTGTTCCTGCGAGGGCTTGACATGCGAGGCGGTAGAGAGACGGAGAGAGAAGATCCCGGAGGAACTCGCTCGCCGACTCTGCAACGAGAAAGATGGGCCGATGACGCGGAAGacgaagaagcagaagaagaaggggaatag